In the genome of Ensifer adhaerens, one region contains:
- a CDS encoding Adenine deaminase, whose translation MSELERRIDQGTGREPADIVLKNGRFFDLVTGELVASDIAVCGDTIVGTCGDYRGKREIDIAGRIVVPGFIDTHLHIESSLVTPHEFDRCVLPYGVTTVICDPHEIANVLGTEGIEFFLASAEQTIMDIRVQLSSCVPATHLETAGADLPIEKLLPYRHHPKVIGLAEFMNFPGVVYKDPVCMAKLEAFQGQHIDGHAPLLSGNDLNGYLSAGIRTDHECTSAEEAMEKIRKGMHILVREGSVSKDLHALMPLLTERLSPYLALCTDDRNPLDIAEQGHLDYLIRTAIAHGVEPLAVYRAASISAARAFGLRDRGLVAPGWRADLVVVDSLESCKAEKVFSGGREVTAALFETRRPVAPVGLTSVRARTVRAADFSIPASNGEVSVIGVMPGKIITEHRRFRLPVDGNQTTVDFERDILKVAVIERHGKNGNHANGFVQGFGLKKGAIASTVGHDSHNICVVGANDEDMAIAANRLSDINGGFVVVADGRVTGEIALPVAGLMSLEPYEVVRDTLHDLRQAAFALGATLEEPFLQLAFLPLPVIPHLKISDRGLVDVDKFMLIG comes from the coding sequence ATGAGCGAACTCGAACGGCGGATCGATCAGGGAACGGGGCGCGAGCCGGCTGACATCGTACTGAAGAACGGCCGTTTCTTCGACCTCGTGACGGGTGAACTCGTAGCCTCCGACATCGCCGTCTGCGGCGACACGATCGTCGGCACCTGCGGCGACTATCGCGGCAAGCGCGAGATCGATATCGCCGGCAGGATCGTCGTGCCGGGCTTCATCGACACGCATCTGCATATCGAATCCTCGCTCGTCACCCCGCACGAATTCGATCGCTGCGTTCTGCCCTACGGCGTGACGACGGTGATCTGCGACCCGCATGAGATCGCCAATGTCCTCGGCACCGAAGGCATCGAATTCTTCCTCGCCTCGGCTGAACAAACCATCATGGACATCCGCGTCCAGCTCTCATCCTGCGTGCCGGCCACGCATCTGGAAACCGCCGGTGCCGATCTGCCGATCGAAAAACTCCTGCCCTATCGCCACCACCCGAAGGTGATCGGGCTTGCCGAATTCATGAACTTCCCGGGGGTCGTTTACAAAGACCCGGTCTGCATGGCCAAGCTTGAAGCGTTCCAGGGCCAGCATATCGACGGCCACGCGCCGCTTCTGTCGGGCAACGACCTCAACGGTTATCTCTCCGCCGGCATCCGCACGGATCACGAATGCACCAGTGCCGAAGAGGCAATGGAGAAGATCCGCAAGGGCATGCATATCCTCGTCCGCGAGGGTTCGGTGTCGAAGGATCTTCACGCCCTCATGCCGCTCCTGACCGAGCGGCTGTCGCCCTATCTGGCGCTCTGCACAGACGACCGCAACCCTCTCGACATCGCCGAACAGGGCCATCTCGATTATCTGATCCGGACAGCGATTGCCCACGGCGTCGAGCCGCTGGCGGTCTATCGCGCCGCTTCCATTTCCGCCGCCCGGGCCTTCGGGCTGCGCGACCGCGGCCTTGTCGCCCCCGGCTGGCGCGCCGACCTCGTGGTCGTTGACAGCCTCGAAAGCTGCAAGGCCGAAAAGGTCTTTTCCGGCGGCCGCGAAGTCACCGCCGCCCTGTTCGAAACCCGCAGGCCGGTTGCCCCGGTCGGATTGACCAGCGTCAGGGCTCGCACGGTGAGAGCCGCCGATTTCAGCATTCCGGCCAGCAACGGCGAGGTCTCGGTGATCGGTGTAATGCCCGGGAAGATCATCACCGAACATCGCCGCTTCCGCCTGCCCGTCGACGGCAACCAGACTACGGTCGATTTCGAACGCGACATTCTCAAGGTCGCCGTCATCGAGCGCCACGGCAAGAACGGCAATCACGCCAACGGTTTCGTACAGGGCTTCGGCCTGAAGAAGGGAGCGATCGCCTCCACCGTCGGCCATGACAGCCACAATATCTGCGTGGTCGGCGCCAACGACGAGGACATGGCGATTGCGGCCAACAGGCTCTCGGACATCAATGGTGGCTTTGTCGTCGTTGCGGATGGCAGGGTCACGGGCGAGATCGCGCTTCCCGTTGCAGGCCTCATGAGCCTCGAACCCTATGAGGTGGTGCGTGACACGCTGCACGACCTGCGCCAGGCCGCCTTTGCGCTGGGCGCGACGCTGGAAGAGCCCTTCCTCCAGCTCGCCTTCCTGCCGCTGCCGGTAATCCCGCACCTGAAAATTTCGGATCGCGGGCTTGTCGATGTCGACAAGTTCATGCTGATCGGATGA
- a CDS encoding nodulation repressor NolR, translating to MNLDNLYSNANAAALIMSALANQKRILILCNLVQGEVAVGALAERVGLSQSALSQHLSKLKALNLVKTRRSAQTIYYSSPNPQVRTLLNTLDALYMPETGPKA from the coding sequence ATGAATTTGGATAATCTGTACTCGAACGCCAACGCGGCAGCCCTCATCATGTCAGCATTGGCCAATCAGAAGCGGATTTTGATCCTTTGCAATCTGGTTCAAGGCGAAGTCGCCGTCGGGGCGCTCGCTGAAAGGGTCGGGCTCAGCCAGTCAGCCCTTTCACAGCACCTGTCGAAGCTGAAGGCCCTGAACCTCGTCAAGACGCGCCGTTCGGCGCAAACGATCTACTATTCCAGCCCCAATCCCCAGGTGCGTACGCTTCTGAATACGCTGGATGCGCTCTACATGCCGGAAACCGGGCCCAAGGCCTGA
- a CDS encoding beta-alanine--pyruvate transaminase, with product MSNRTTAKPNDLSAFWMPFTANRQFKKEPRLFVGAKDMHYTTHDGRTVLDGTAGLWCVNAGHCRPKITEAIAQQAGELDYAPAFQLGHPKAFELATRLVDIAPEGMEHVLYTNSGSESVETALKVALAYHRAKGDGSRFRLIGRERGYHGVNFGGISVGGIVSNRKMFGTLLTGVDHMPHTHQPTKNAFSRGIPEHGGVDIATELERIVTLHDASTIAAVIVEPVAGSTGVLIPPKGYLAKLREICTKHGILLIFDEVITGFGRLGAPFAAQFFDVKPDIITTAKGLTNGVIPMGAVFVTKDIHDAFMNGPEHMIEFMHGYTYSGNPIASAAALATLDTYKEEGLLTRAAELGPYWENALHSLKDCPNVIDIRNVGLIGAIELAPIAGEPTKRAFTAFLKAYEKGLLIRTTGDIIALSPPLIITKAQIDELFDKLRDVLMNNI from the coding sequence ATGTCCAACCGTACGACCGCGAAACCGAACGACCTCAGCGCCTTCTGGATGCCGTTCACGGCCAACCGCCAGTTCAAGAAGGAGCCTCGTCTGTTCGTGGGCGCGAAGGACATGCACTACACGACACACGACGGACGCACCGTTCTTGACGGCACGGCCGGCCTTTGGTGCGTGAATGCGGGCCACTGCCGCCCGAAGATCACAGAAGCGATTGCGCAGCAAGCCGGCGAACTCGACTACGCGCCTGCCTTCCAGCTCGGCCATCCGAAGGCTTTCGAACTCGCAACCCGGCTTGTCGACATCGCACCGGAAGGCATGGAGCATGTGCTCTATACGAACTCCGGTTCGGAATCGGTCGAGACAGCGCTGAAAGTGGCCCTCGCCTATCACCGCGCCAAGGGTGACGGCTCACGGTTCCGTCTGATCGGCCGCGAGCGCGGCTATCACGGCGTCAATTTCGGCGGCATCTCCGTCGGCGGCATCGTTTCCAACCGCAAGATGTTCGGCACGCTGCTGACCGGCGTGGACCACATGCCTCACACCCACCAGCCGACGAAGAATGCCTTCTCGCGCGGCATCCCGGAGCATGGCGGCGTCGATATCGCCACCGAACTCGAACGCATCGTCACACTGCATGACGCATCCACCATTGCCGCCGTCATCGTCGAGCCGGTAGCCGGCTCCACCGGCGTTCTCATACCGCCGAAGGGCTATCTCGCCAAGCTGCGCGAAATCTGCACCAAGCACGGCATCCTGCTCATTTTCGACGAAGTGATTACAGGCTTCGGCCGCCTCGGTGCGCCGTTTGCCGCCCAGTTCTTCGACGTCAAGCCCGACATCATCACCACCGCCAAGGGCCTCACCAACGGCGTCATCCCGATGGGCGCGGTCTTCGTCACGAAGGACATCCACGACGCCTTCATGAACGGCCCGGAACATATGATCGAGTTCATGCACGGCTACACCTATTCCGGCAACCCGATCGCCTCGGCTGCGGCGCTGGCCACCCTCGATACCTACAAGGAAGAAGGCCTGCTGACCCGCGCTGCCGAGCTTGGTCCCTATTGGGAAAATGCGCTTCACTCGCTGAAGGATTGCCCGAACGTCATCGACATCCGCAATGTCGGTCTCATTGGCGCGATCGAACTCGCGCCAATTGCCGGCGAGCCGACCAAGCGCGCCTTCACGGCCTTCCTGAAGGCCTATGAAAAGGGCCTGCTGATCCGCACCACGGGCGACATTATCGCGCTGTCGCCGCCGCTGATCATCACGAAGGCGCAGATCGATGAACTGTTCGACAAGCTGCGCGATGTGTTGATGAACAACATCTGA
- a CDS encoding ATP-dependent RNA helicase RhlE, producing MTKFSDLGLSAGTLRTLEGMEFTTPTPIQVKAIPLVLERRDIIGLAQTGTGKTAAFGLPIIEHLLNDNQRPEPKAVRTLILAPTRELVNQITGNLRAFLKDTKLRIALVVGGASIHKQAQLLARGTDILVATPGRLLDLCKRNDVNLTAVRYLVLDEADQMLDLGFIHDLRRISKMVPKRRQTLLFSATMPKQIEELAQEYLTDPVRVEAAAPGKTADKIEQFVHHVTGKDQKTQLLRQSLTDNPDGRAMVFLKTKHSAEKLSKHLENIGFAAASIHGNKSQSQRERALKAFRDGEMRVLVATDVAARGIDIPGVTHVYNYDLPTVAESYVHRIGRTARAGKDGIAIAFCAPDEIKMLRDIEKLTKVALTVASGEPPADTRGGNQPSRGAARPARKPHRKGQGRPQQGGEGAEARGEQTARPARRPHSEAQAGERKQGNNGHHQAGRPNGDRNRNDRPGQKRGGPRGGKPGGYTRAAQG from the coding sequence TTGACTAAATTTTCCGACCTCGGTCTCTCCGCCGGCACATTGCGCACACTGGAGGGCATGGAGTTCACCACGCCGACCCCGATCCAGGTGAAGGCGATCCCGCTGGTTCTGGAGCGCCGCGACATCATCGGTCTCGCCCAGACCGGCACCGGCAAGACGGCCGCCTTCGGCCTGCCGATCATCGAGCACCTGCTGAACGACAACCAGCGCCCCGAGCCCAAGGCCGTGCGCACGCTCATCCTCGCCCCGACCCGCGAACTGGTCAACCAGATCACCGGTAACCTGCGCGCCTTCCTCAAGGACACCAAGCTGCGCATCGCGCTGGTCGTCGGTGGCGCGTCGATCCACAAGCAGGCCCAGCTTCTGGCCCGTGGAACCGACATTCTCGTCGCGACCCCCGGCCGCCTTCTCGACCTGTGCAAGCGCAACGACGTCAACCTGACGGCCGTTCGCTACCTCGTGCTCGATGAGGCCGACCAGATGCTCGACCTCGGCTTCATCCACGACCTGCGCCGCATTTCGAAGATGGTTCCGAAGCGCCGCCAGACCCTGCTCTTCTCGGCCACCATGCCGAAGCAGATCGAAGAACTCGCCCAGGAATACCTGACGGACCCGGTCCGTGTCGAAGCGGCTGCCCCCGGCAAGACCGCCGACAAGATCGAACAGTTCGTCCATCACGTCACCGGCAAGGACCAGAAGACGCAGCTTCTGCGCCAGTCGCTGACCGACAATCCGGACGGCCGCGCCATGGTCTTCCTGAAGACGAAGCACAGCGCCGAAAAGCTGTCCAAGCATCTGGAAAACATCGGCTTTGCGGCAGCCTCCATTCACGGCAACAAGAGCCAGAGCCAGCGCGAGCGCGCTCTGAAGGCCTTCCGCGATGGTGAAATGCGGGTTCTCGTGGCCACCGACGTCGCAGCACGCGGCATCGATATTCCTGGTGTCACGCATGTCTACAACTACGACCTTCCGACAGTCGCGGAATCCTATGTCCACCGCATCGGCCGCACAGCCCGCGCCGGCAAGGACGGCATCGCGATCGCCTTCTGCGCACCGGACGAAATCAAGATGCTTCGCGACATCGAAAAGCTGACCAAGGTGGCGCTCACCGTTGCTAGCGGCGAGCCGCCGGCCGACACGCGCGGCGGCAACCAGCCCTCGCGCGGCGCTGCACGCCCGGCCCGCAAACCGCACCGCAAGGGCCAGGGCCGCCCGCAGCAGGGTGGCGAAGGCGCAGAAGCCCGCGGCGAGCAGACAGCACGTCCAGCCCGCCGCCCGCATTCCGAGGCTCAGGCTGGCGAACGTAAGCAGGGCAACAACGGCCATCATCAGGCCGGCCGTCCGAACGGCGATCGCAACCGCAACGACCGTCCCGGCCAGAAGCGCGGCGGCCCCCGTGGCGGCAAGCCCGGCGGCTATACCCGCGCAGCCCAGGGCTGA
- a CDS encoding Flp pilus assembly protein TadG encodes MLRGFLSDRSGNFGILTALLIVPMIGVAGLAVDVTNALSVKAKLQGAGDAAALAAIAGSSPGMQVAFAMPGDGTIPIAESDAKAFFRAQLQNVTNYRLDSIDASIVKSGKSITSTVNYKATVPTYLSQILGHQFIQVAGHATATYETATYRSFYLLLDNTPSMGVAATPTDINKMVNATPDQCAFACHIGTTLSNGTVINEDPNDYYHLARSRNVNATIRIDVVAQATEQLLEHAMQDRGNNTNLYRMGVYTFGQDATNPQLYEVVSPTTDLATAATTAKNNVKLMTIPYQGYNNDQITSFDSAMAQLGSRMGFAGDGNSPATPQKIIFMVSDGVGDSSKPLTCTKPLAGSTRCQEPIDTRACDALKKQGYTIAILYTTYLPLPTNQWYNDWISPFQSQIGTRMQACASPGLYFEVSPTQGISDAMTALFKKIVAMPRLTG; translated from the coding sequence ATGCTGCGCGGATTTCTGAGCGACAGATCTGGCAATTTCGGGATTTTGACAGCACTGCTCATCGTGCCGATGATCGGCGTGGCGGGCCTCGCCGTGGATGTGACAAACGCGCTCAGCGTCAAGGCCAAGCTTCAGGGAGCGGGCGACGCCGCAGCACTGGCGGCTATCGCCGGTTCTTCGCCGGGCATGCAGGTGGCCTTTGCGATGCCGGGCGACGGCACTATTCCGATCGCGGAGAGCGACGCCAAGGCATTCTTCCGGGCTCAGCTGCAGAACGTCACCAACTACCGACTCGATTCCATCGACGCCAGCATCGTCAAATCCGGTAAAAGCATCACCTCAACCGTTAATTACAAGGCGACTGTTCCGACCTATCTTTCGCAGATCCTGGGCCACCAGTTCATCCAGGTGGCCGGGCACGCAACCGCCACCTATGAGACGGCGACATATCGCAGTTTCTATCTGCTGCTCGACAACACGCCTTCTATGGGCGTCGCAGCAACCCCGACGGACATCAACAAGATGGTCAACGCCACCCCGGACCAATGTGCGTTCGCCTGCCACATCGGCACCACGTTGTCGAACGGCACCGTGATCAACGAAGATCCGAACGACTACTACCACCTGGCAAGAAGCAGAAACGTCAACGCGACCATTCGCATCGACGTCGTTGCCCAGGCGACGGAACAGCTGCTGGAGCATGCGATGCAGGATCGCGGCAACAACACAAACCTTTACCGCATGGGCGTCTATACCTTCGGCCAGGATGCAACGAACCCGCAACTCTATGAAGTGGTTTCACCCACCACCGATCTTGCGACAGCCGCGACGACCGCGAAGAACAACGTCAAGCTGATGACGATCCCCTACCAGGGATATAACAATGACCAGATCACAAGCTTCGACTCGGCCATGGCGCAGTTGGGCAGCAGGATGGGCTTCGCCGGCGACGGCAACAGCCCGGCCACACCGCAGAAGATCATCTTCATGGTCTCGGACGGCGTCGGCGACAGCAGCAAGCCGCTGACATGCACCAAGCCGCTCGCCGGCAGCACACGCTGCCAGGAGCCGATCGACACCCGCGCCTGCGATGCGCTCAAGAAGCAGGGCTACACGATCGCCATTCTCTACACGACCTACCTGCCACTGCCGACGAACCAGTGGTACAACGACTGGATCTCCCCCTTCCAGAGCCAGATCGGAACGCGCATGCAGGCCTGCGCCTCGCCCGGCCTCTACTTCGAAGTGAGCCCGACCCAGGGTATTTCGGACGCGATGACGGCGCTGTTCAAGAAGATCGTCGCGATGCCCCGGCTCACGGGCTGA
- a CDS encoding Signal transduction histidine kinase — translation MERGVDLLAMACRRLARTRVPACIKDSELRYVAVSHAFASLHHMEPQDFIGLTDADLANVRPSGLRDEMERKAAIFGNEADLVLPVGRASRPQRLKIEQFVSETGDIFIYEHLEPAPPAVAVPPAAWWDVSEPAIPPGETEPRVETSSDAAFLSVLKDALSHLDAGILIIDPQDRVAFVNEKMEQIYRPYMGSIRDGEPVADILMRGIQRGLNDDIDTSDPDACERRLKERLEAFRQPYYESTYRLGTGRWIRLINRRLDNGYVVGLRLDITDSHEREALLIRQRDEVSLYKAILDALPVPVFVRDENHIMIYANAVERTLLDSRELSAIGGDERTVFGDAADSYIEENDRVLLTGEVSVRETVMQHRADQGAHILSRISRATLPDGKPYIVGSLLDMTPLRERELELEQARNQAEAAWQQLSDIMNSIDTGLIVIRQDDLIVELANENVLRKWQNTSLEGLAGFSFLDMMAHSVRSGLFDLTKEELEQAQRKWRDQLQSGELPMREFTTVAGETYIIQGHEIAGRRLVLTYNDITALRRQDREIDEARAKLAETGALMEKALVTMSQGLIMISSTGDILMCNSTIERLLELPSGMVRVGGRWEIVFAHCAERGDFGPDPMTFLQGLHEKAMNRVPHEVSFCVEGSRWIRLEIKPTEDGGTIGLLTDVTELRGRQEELERLLRRAAKADQAKSDFLATVSHEFRTPMNGVLSMAELLSRSDLDTRQKTYVNAISKSAKSLMTVINDILEFSKLDSGHLELHPVYFNPLEAVDDTATILAAKAEEKSLTIVVSPTIDIPKRVFGDPLRFRQIVFNLVSNAIRFTDRGHVEVRLSAGPRVDGKRVLTIEVEDTGCGIAPEHQSRIFEASVRSGAVRTGHAEGLGIGLPTNVGLVKLFGGSIELESEVGEGSTFRVALPFDCAEVRSEDEEILPAVGARVLIVDEIAVSRESIGALLSAWQFDATGVESVDEAWAVLEAADGLGLNIDILVVSSTLERRGARVLVNRLYEDPRFAATSVVLVTPVLSNGLQGAAEIAAEAQLQRPVRSSLLLGTLCDVLAAQRRLGKPGLRAPAEAAPEIEDIREPQRIDVLVAEDNEVSALACEQILTGLGLRFRIARDGEEAVRFWQRYTPEIVIMDIMMPRMNGYEATAAIRAAEMKDGLRRTPIIAITASTLEHDRHACLDADMDDYLPKPFSPDLLAAKIDIWSSLVAGEAKITDDFIRSA, via the coding sequence GTGGAGCGAGGCGTGGATTTGCTCGCGATGGCATGCCGCCGACTGGCACGCACTCGCGTACCCGCCTGCATCAAGGATTCCGAGTTGCGCTATGTGGCTGTCAGCCATGCCTTCGCTAGCCTGCATCACATGGAACCCCAGGATTTCATCGGCTTGACGGACGCGGACCTGGCCAATGTCCGACCAAGCGGCCTGCGCGATGAAATGGAGCGCAAGGCTGCCATCTTTGGAAACGAAGCCGATCTCGTACTTCCCGTCGGCAGGGCCAGCCGGCCACAGCGCCTGAAGATCGAACAATTCGTCAGCGAGACCGGCGATATCTTCATCTACGAGCATCTTGAGCCCGCCCCTCCGGCGGTGGCCGTGCCGCCGGCGGCATGGTGGGATGTCTCGGAACCGGCAATCCCACCGGGAGAGACGGAGCCGCGGGTTGAGACGTCTTCGGACGCTGCCTTTCTCTCCGTTCTGAAGGATGCGCTTTCTCATCTCGATGCGGGCATTCTGATCATCGATCCGCAAGACCGTGTGGCCTTTGTCAACGAGAAGATGGAACAGATCTATCGGCCCTATATGGGGTCGATCCGCGACGGCGAACCGGTCGCTGACATTCTGATGCGCGGCATCCAGCGCGGGCTCAACGACGATATCGACACCTCCGATCCGGACGCCTGCGAGCGAAGACTGAAGGAGCGCCTGGAGGCCTTTCGCCAACCCTATTACGAGAGCACCTATCGGTTGGGAACGGGTCGATGGATCCGGCTCATCAACCGGCGTCTCGACAACGGCTATGTCGTCGGGCTGCGCCTCGATATCACTGACAGCCATGAGCGCGAGGCGCTGCTGATCAGGCAACGGGATGAGGTCAGCCTCTACAAGGCGATCCTCGATGCCCTGCCGGTCCCGGTCTTCGTGCGCGACGAAAACCATATCATGATCTACGCAAACGCGGTTGAACGGACACTTCTGGACAGCCGGGAGCTTTCCGCGATCGGCGGCGACGAGCGCACCGTCTTCGGCGACGCGGCGGATAGCTATATCGAGGAGAACGACAGGGTTCTGCTGACAGGTGAGGTCTCGGTGCGCGAGACGGTCATGCAGCATCGGGCGGACCAGGGCGCCCACATCCTGTCGCGCATCAGCCGCGCCACGCTGCCTGACGGCAAGCCCTATATCGTCGGTTCGCTGCTGGACATGACGCCGCTGAGAGAACGGGAACTTGAGCTCGAACAGGCCCGCAACCAGGCGGAGGCCGCCTGGCAGCAGCTTTCCGATATCATGAACAGCATCGACACCGGTCTCATCGTGATCCGTCAGGACGATCTGATCGTCGAGCTTGCCAATGAGAATGTGCTGCGCAAGTGGCAGAATACGAGCCTGGAGGGGCTGGCCGGCTTCAGCTTCCTCGACATGATGGCGCATAGTGTCCGCAGCGGCCTCTTCGACCTGACGAAGGAAGAGCTTGAGCAGGCTCAGAGGAAATGGCGCGACCAGCTGCAATCGGGCGAGCTGCCCATGCGCGAGTTCACGACGGTTGCCGGCGAAACCTATATTATCCAGGGACACGAGATCGCCGGAAGGCGACTGGTGCTCACCTACAACGACATTACCGCGCTGCGTCGGCAGGACCGTGAGATCGACGAGGCGCGCGCCAAGCTGGCGGAAACGGGTGCCCTGATGGAAAAGGCGCTGGTGACGATGTCCCAGGGCCTCATAATGATCTCGTCGACCGGCGACATCCTGATGTGCAACAGCACGATCGAGCGCCTGCTGGAATTGCCGTCGGGGATGGTGCGTGTCGGCGGGCGGTGGGAGATTGTGTTTGCGCATTGCGCGGAACGCGGCGACTTCGGGCCTGATCCGATGACGTTCCTCCAGGGGCTGCATGAGAAGGCGATGAACCGCGTGCCGCATGAGGTCAGCTTCTGCGTCGAGGGTTCACGCTGGATTCGCCTTGAAATCAAGCCGACCGAGGACGGGGGCACGATCGGGCTTCTGACGGATGTTACCGAGCTGCGGGGGCGCCAGGAGGAGCTTGAGCGCCTGCTGCGCCGCGCCGCCAAGGCTGACCAGGCCAAATCCGACTTTCTGGCAACGGTCAGCCACGAGTTCCGGACCCCTATGAACGGGGTTCTCAGCATGGCCGAACTGTTGTCGCGCTCAGACCTCGACACGCGGCAGAAGACCTATGTGAATGCCATCAGCAAGTCGGCCAAGTCGCTGATGACGGTCATCAACGACATCCTCGAATTCTCCAAGCTTGACTCCGGACACTTGGAACTGCACCCGGTCTATTTCAATCCGCTGGAGGCGGTCGATGACACGGCAACGATCCTGGCTGCAAAGGCTGAGGAGAAGAGCCTGACCATCGTGGTGTCTCCGACAATCGATATCCCGAAACGGGTTTTCGGTGATCCGTTGCGGTTCCGACAGATCGTCTTCAATCTCGTGTCCAATGCCATCCGGTTCACTGATCGCGGTCATGTGGAGGTTCGTCTCTCGGCAGGCCCGCGCGTGGACGGCAAGCGGGTTCTGACCATCGAGGTCGAGGACACGGGCTGCGGAATTGCTCCCGAACATCAAAGCAGGATTTTCGAGGCGTCCGTCCGCTCTGGCGCGGTGCGCACCGGACATGCGGAGGGTCTGGGGATCGGTCTTCCCACCAATGTGGGTCTGGTCAAGCTCTTCGGCGGGTCGATCGAACTGGAGAGCGAAGTCGGGGAGGGGAGCACGTTTCGGGTGGCGCTTCCATTTGACTGCGCCGAAGTGCGCAGCGAAGATGAGGAGATCTTGCCTGCTGTCGGCGCACGCGTGCTCATCGTCGATGAGATTGCGGTGTCTCGTGAGTCGATCGGAGCCCTGCTGTCGGCCTGGCAGTTTGACGCCACAGGCGTCGAAAGCGTCGATGAGGCGTGGGCTGTCCTTGAGGCTGCCGATGGTCTTGGACTGAACATCGACATTCTCGTCGTCAGCAGCACACTTGAGCGGCGGGGTGCGCGCGTGCTGGTCAACAGGCTTTATGAGGATCCGCGTTTTGCCGCAACATCCGTCGTCCTGGTGACGCCCGTGCTTTCCAATGGGCTGCAGGGGGCAGCGGAAATTGCCGCCGAGGCACAGCTCCAGAGGCCGGTGAGGAGTTCGCTTCTTCTCGGCACGCTGTGCGATGTCCTCGCCGCGCAGCGGCGGCTTGGCAAGCCGGGACTGAGAGCGCCTGCCGAGGCCGCGCCCGAGATCGAGGACATTCGAGAGCCGCAGAGGATCGACGTCCTGGTGGCGGAAGACAATGAAGTCAGCGCCCTGGCTTGCGAACAGATCCTGACCGGGCTCGGTCTGCGCTTCCGGATCGCGCGCGACGGAGAGGAAGCCGTGCGCTTCTGGCAACGCTACACGCCGGAAATCGTCATCATGGACATCATGATGCCGCGCATGAACGGCTACGAAGCCACTGCAGCAATCCGCGCGGCAGAGATGAAAGACGGCTTGCGGCGCACGCCGATCATCGCCATCACGGCCAGTACGCTGGAGCACGATCGCCACGCCTGCCTTGACGCGGACATGGATGATTATCTGCCCAAGCCCTTCAGCCCGGACCTGCTGGCCGCAAAGATCGACATCTGGAGTTCGCTGGTCGCCGGCGAGGCAAAGATCACCGACGATTTCATCCGATCAGCATGA
- a CDS encoding TspO and MBR related proteins: MTHATTSKFHPILVHAVAIVVVVAVGAAIGMMIGPDDWYRSLSKPVFNPPPWVFAPVWTLLYIFIGIAFARTALRDPTGPAMKVWIIQMLLNWSWTPLWFGLHMMWAAFAVITALWLSIIAFILLTRKRDPVSALLFVPYLAWVSFAGILNATVAAMNS; this comes from the coding sequence ATGACCCATGCGACCACGTCCAAGTTCCACCCGATCCTTGTCCATGCGGTCGCGATTGTCGTCGTCGTGGCCGTGGGCGCGGCCATTGGCATGATGATCGGTCCGGACGACTGGTACCGATCACTCAGCAAGCCCGTGTTCAACCCGCCGCCATGGGTGTTCGCACCGGTGTGGACGCTGCTCTACATCTTTATTGGCATCGCCTTCGCGCGCACCGCCCTGCGCGACCCGACCGGCCCCGCCATGAAGGTCTGGATCATCCAGATGCTGCTCAACTGGAGCTGGACGCCACTCTGGTTCGGCTTGCATATGATGTGGGCCGCCTTTGCCGTCATCACCGCCCTGTGGCTGTCGATCATCGCTTTTATTTTGCTGACCCGCAAACGGGACCCTGTCTCGGCACTGCTTTTCGTGCCCTATCTGGCATGGGTCTCCTTTGCCGGCATCCTCAACGCGACAGTCGCAGCCATGAACAGCTGA
- a CDS encoding DNA-binding transcriptional regulator, MarR family: MNETNSPDELRPDLPTGPQGSILHLIAQWQDATQAFDEAISNKLGLINAEYRCLRALMDGPKTAGVLAQASGLTPAAATSMIDRLEKRGFVERQRDGADRRKVVVGMTKPASETLSKFYRPVADDVAAMLANFAKADLTVIEAFMNGVLALQQTHVEQIADTLMP; encoded by the coding sequence ATGAACGAAACGAATTCGCCGGATGAGCTTCGCCCTGATCTCCCGACTGGCCCTCAAGGCAGCATCCTTCACCTGATTGCCCAGTGGCAGGACGCCACCCAAGCCTTCGATGAGGCCATCAGCAACAAGCTCGGCTTGATCAATGCGGAATATCGTTGCCTGCGAGCCCTGATGGACGGTCCGAAAACCGCCGGCGTCCTTGCCCAGGCATCAGGCCTCACACCTGCTGCCGCCACCTCAATGATCGACCGGCTGGAAAAGCGCGGTTTTGTCGAACGCCAACGTGACGGAGCCGACAGGCGCAAGGTCGTCGTCGGCATGACGAAGCCGGCCAGTGAAACGCTGAGCAAGTTCTATAGACCCGTCGCCGATGACGTAGCAGCAATGCTTGCCAATTTCGCCAAGGCCGATCTGACGGTCATCGAAGCATTCATGAACGGCGTGCTCGCCCTGCAACAGACCCATGTCGAACAAATCGCCGACACGCTGATGCCCTGA